A stretch of DNA from Pyxicephalus adspersus chromosome 5, UCB_Pads_2.0, whole genome shotgun sequence:
ttcagctgcAAATGGTGTCGTATTGGCAACtgagaaaaaacagaaatcaatttTGTATGATGAGCAAAGCGTACATAAAGTGGAGCCAATTACCAAGCACATAGGCATGGTGTACAGTGGCATGGGCCCAGATTACAGGTAAGAACCACTGGAAGTAAACCGaggaaaatgttaacaaaaatgtatgaCTGCgttaaggaaatgtaaaattaggcTACAGGACTGAACTGGTTTAAAATAACCCTTTTTTAACACAGttggataaaatatttaatttttgactGGGATTCTATAGTAATAACGAGAGTATTCCCTTGAGTTCTGTTTGCTTGTGTTTCAAGTAATGTCAAAGGCATTTATCCAAACCTTAGAATAGACTGTGATGGGAGCCTGTTGCTAAGGTAAATATTGGGACAAGCTGGCTGGTGATTTTCAGCTATCAGGAATGCTTCCTGCTgtgtaagacaaaaaaaaaaaattatagcacaTAGTCTTTGGTGCCTTTCATTAGGGATGGCACCTTAACAGACTAATGTGAACGTAAGTTTGTTGCTTTGCATTGGTAGaccatttaaaataattcaatgtTGCTTTCATTAGCAGGTGTTTGTGTAACTCACCATGTATTGACTTGTGTCTTAGGTGGCATTTGAAACAAACGGGAGGGCATCATTCTGCACTGTTGTATGTTCTCTGCGATATGTTACTTCAACACATGTCATAATCCCATCTTAATTTCTGGTAGCTGTAGACTACAACAATTCTATATAtgctatatgtgttttttttttctccccagagTACTTGTTCGAAGAGCCAGGAAACTAGCCCAGCAATATTACCTTGTGTATCAAGAACCTATTCCAACAGCACAGCTAGTACAAAGAGTGGCATCTGTCATGCAGGAATATACACAGTCTGGGTAAAGTATTATTGCATTTATAAACCCAGATGAAATTAGATGTGAATTGTGCTAATCTATGTGAATATATTGGCAAGATGTGAAAATATAAGGTACAttcaatatgcaaatattgaaatagcatatacatttttgtttggtacAAACTAAAGGAATCTTTCTAACAAATCGGCATTAGGTGAAACAGAAACATGGCTGAGGAAAGTGGCAATTCCATACTACTTCCATGCACATGTAAAGCTATTGTAAACCTAAATCTTTTAGGATTTGGATATGACCTATTTAAAAATCATCTCCCCCTTGTAGATTGGCAGCTGCTTTTATGTTATGTGCTGCTTTTATGTTATGTGCTGCTGTTGGATGTGTAGTATGACTACTGCATGCCAAACAAAATCCTTCCCATGAGTTGCAATTGTTTGAAATTGGTTTGACGTGCCAAGGTTTTTCAATTGAGAAATCTGATCTATCGTTCTGATAGCTTAGTAGGTTTCATGCTGCAGAATACAGTACttaaaatacagtacagtacaaaaaTAGGTCTCTGCAACTGGAACGGTAGAAGCTGCCATGTTTTGATCTTTTATTAgcaaatttgatatttttttggcaattattgattttaatttttgacCTTTTTTGTTCTTGGTCTTCAGTGGGGTACGTCCATTTGGAGTCTCGTTATTAATTGCAGGCTGGGATGAAGAACGGCCTTATTTATTCCAATCAGATCCTTCTGTAAGTAGcaattttaaattatatctaaagtccttgatttgttttggatagagtaaagtAAGGTTAAAGccaatgtgagttttttttctttttaaactgtttacacaaacagtaataaaaacctcaGTTGTTTTAACACCTCTCCATTCAGTTAAAatcaactttaaaatttaaaccttTCACATAAGGAAATATACAAGGGTTACCTTGTCTGTAAATTctcatacatattattttattttggctgaACATTGTATTCATGTTTAGATGTACCCAGGTCTTTTGGGTTGCTACTAAATATAAGTGCTGACCTCCATGCTTCTTCTAGTCTCAGAAGTGGCTGATTGCTGACTAATTTGATAATGGCTAAGATGGGAAGAAAAGAAATGGTTGGGCAGTACTGGCAAGGTGATTGGGGGGTGCTATACACAGACATTGTCGCTTTGCTTTGGTAACAATGCTTTAAATGCTTTGGGCAAGGTAACAATGCTTCAAAGGATTCTGTGCCACTGCTCATACTGGCCTGCAAATGGATCCCCTGACATACAATTTGCCCTCCAGAAAAAGATTCCTGTTTAGGCTTCTGCCTGATCTAGTAGAACATAATTGCACTGACTGCTGTTGAACAGTCAAGAGCCATGTGCTTCATATAATCTCACAGCACCGTGAAGAAGAGAAGTTTGTGTATGTGGAACTGGCATTTATTTAACTGGGCTTCTAACTCCGCATGGGGAAAGCCTAAgtccattttaaaagaaatgtatctgTTTTATAAGACTATACTCCAAGCTTACAGGGTAGTATCCCCACCAGTCCTACTGGGACACAGATGCCAACTCCTGGATCAGTTTGGGTGAAATCCATTTAACTTACAAGTTGTTAATTGCTTATGAAAGTAGGATCACCTATTAAACTTGAATAGAACAACATACAATAGCCACTTCTTGAATTCAGAACCCTAGTTGGTACTTGGTCATAGTGCTTAGGAATAAGATCCGCACTGTATTGTCCCAATAAGACAAGGATTTTAAagtatcatttgttttttaaagcttgtAAAGTAGCAGTAATGTTCACTAAGACTGTGTGTACTAGAGATAATGCATACCTTGATGTACATTAAGCTATAAGACTTTGGTATTGctattgattacttttttttctttcctagggAGCCTATTTTGCATGGAAGGCAACAGCAATGGGAAAGAATTATGTAAACGGAAAAACCTTCCTTGAAAAAAGGTACACAATCTTCTGTAAATTCAACAtacagttttgcttttttaaaggaaTGGCCACCATATTTGGAAGTTATTGGCTTGACTTGTTAGTGGTTGTTCATACCTCGGAGGAGAAACCTACATAGAGAGTAACATGAGGGCTGTTTCAACTGATGTCAGTGTTTCAAGCCAGAATACAATATTGAAGCTATTTAGTATTGTAAGCCAAAATGACAGCCATTCATTCTTTTAAGGAGAATTTGGAAGTGTTAGCCTACAAATTCTctcaatagttttatttttaagcattttagtAACAGTCTTCCCTGCCTCGGGTACCTGCAAGCCTCAGTGTCTATGACTAAGGTAATAGAACAAAGGGTCTTGCTTTTTCAAGGATTTAGAAAGTTGTGTACCCTGCAGTATAGccctgtttttgttttgaaggGATATTTTCGATCATATAGATATTAAAGAATGTTTATAAACATCACCAAGAACAGGGTCTTACAGTTTTGctttctataaagttttttttcccctcagaaATGGATAGCTTTTTAAACAGTATGCAGAgttaaaaagaaatgaagggaAAATAGTAAGCTCTTTCCTGAGTCAAATGTAAGAATTAACCATATACTGTctgcagaaacttttttttcaactgaaaTATCCTTCAGCCTGTATGGGTAACCcactggaaaaaaagtttcctgtttaaatatttatcagaTATCTGTATATAGTATTATTTTGGAAACTATTATTggctttggaaaatatttttgactTTGCTGCTCAGAAGGGGAGTGCAGAAAGGGGATCATTGTATGATTGAGAGTTATCTCAGTGTTTTGTATTAAATTAGGGTCAGGAATGGGGTATTTAGTTTAAATGGTGAGCTTTAGGGTGGTATGTGTAAAGGTAGGTTAGTTTTCAGGCTTATGGAAAGGTTTATGAAAGCACTACATTAGATGTTAGAGTGTTTAACAGTGCTTTCATGTTGGGGGACACTTCAGTGGAagtttataatttttacttttccttaCCAAAAGCCATACATAGGTGCTGGAagtaattgtactaaaaaaatatcttaaaatagGTTCAGGCAGCATAATTTCACTATATTGGTGCCTGATTGTAACTTACTTGATAAAACTGTAACAAAAGGACTATTGTGCCTAGTTTGAAAATGActgggttgtatttttttttgtctacattgTGAAAATAATGCAGAAGTGCTTCTGTTGTGTTCAGGGTATAAGGCTAAATTCACCCTGTAACACATTTGGTTGCCATACGTTATGTTGCAGTGCCTGGCCTCCTGCACTGCTGTCTGTTTTGACTCTGACACCAATTATTATGTTGAATATTGCAGCACACAGAATTAGAGAAATGCATGCAGCTGTGTGTTATTTTAACATAGAATAGTGTGCAGATACAGAAAATTTGTGCAGTACTCTAATGTAGCGATGCAAcgcatgcaaataaaaaaatgtcacatgatgtttttttttttttttttttttttacatatctgatGTTCTGGGTATTGAAAACTGTGAGCTGCTTTATACTGCACTGCACCTCAGATAGTGTTAATGAACCCATACAGTATTTGGGGGCACTTTAGTTTATGTTTTCtagatataatgatatatatatttttatgttttctagatATAATGAAGATCTTGAACTTGAAGATGCTATACACACAGCAATTTTAACATTAAAGGTAAATGATTCATTCAGGTAATGGTTTCAGTGTTTTCATTGGCTCACTTGTAAGCAGGTATTTAAAGGAAACTCATGGGTGTGAAATATGCCATCGCTGACCTGTTCCTGAAAATGGCAGTTTTGGTGCCATGCCAACTTCTGGCTTTAATATCTTAAGTCACTTGTACTGAATAGGTGTGCAATAGGTTAAggggaactaaataaaaaacaaaaaatcacacttctaCTTACGCAGATGCTTTCAGAGCTGTCTTTGATACGGTCCCGCATCAATCAGGTTTCTTCCTTCGTCTAAAAAAGTGGCGCCTCCATATTTTTCCTTCCTCTTGTTTTTTCTGACTGTGTTTCCCAATCTTGCTCTCGTGACATGTGCTGCTGTATTTTTGCCAATCTccctgcgcatgtgtaagattgtaatttttttttttttaaacgaaaagccccttctgcgcattcctgttttcctttaaaagacatttaaaaaaacatccacattttcactttatatagaaGTGTTATTTACCTCTCTATATAATGTAAAagttgtggtgataggtctgctttaagtcagAACTCATGGTATGTATAGGTCAAAGAGTCATTGATACAGAGGAACTGCATGAACTAGGATTTTATGAAGGAGGCCAGGAACAACATCCTATATATTGCTCTAGTGATGACCATTCATTGTTTCTTTCTCTACTATTGCAGGAAAGTTTTGAAGGTCAGATGACAGAAGACAACATTGAAGTTGGTATTTGCAACGAAGCTGGATTTAAGCGACTCACTCCTGCTGAAGTCAAAGATTACTTGGCTGCTATAGCATAACAGGCCTCCAGTAGTGGAAGAGttggtgtagttttttttttctgccactaaaGGATACAAATGGtttctttgcagatttttttgcATACTTTCTTATTTCTACCTGTCTGACAGATCTTTTTAAAACGACATGGTTCTAATCAcaataaataatatcaaatacaacatgtaatatattttcctGAGTTGTCTATTTCTTATTTAATGTATGCgtgaatgtcatttttttgttgttttagataATGGGGACAGGGTAAGCcccctttcaaattttttttatttgtttgtggtCCCACACTAAGAAAGTTAGGGGAATCATATTATTTTGAGTTGTTTTTGGAGCAAAAGGTGAGGGCAAATCCTCAAATGGGAACACTTGGGGGATTTTCTAGGATAAAAATTCTCttcactttggggagattttctcaacttcagttgcttttttttttggacagtaaAGGTTAAATTTTCAGAGCCATCTCTTTAAATATTCATACACTTAAACACAGGCATAAATTGTGTTGGAGGGGAGGAATAATTATTGTAAGACTTTGCTTTGGCAAAAGAAACTTACTACATTCTCCCCCCCAGTGATAACTGTTAAATTGGCCATAGAAGCAATTGTAAATTTAGGCCCAAGgttggattatttatttattctgatctcaactttttttttaaaccagagaaCTACAGTGTATCTGAAATGTATTCCTGAGCTAAACATTGCATAAAGATAAAGTAATTCGTATTCAGTACCTTCACCTACCCtgttttcccgaaaataagatgtaccccgaaagtaagccctggCGTGCTAATGATGCAAGgatgaaatataagccctcccccaaaAGTAAGCCCCTATTGGCTTCTTCTGAGCGTGCGGTCACGTACacagggataccaagaggaaggagagagcagcagattttcaaagcactggggTGAataaatcgcagggttaattaaccttaAGTACtttggtgtgacactacaactaataagaggttggtggattctcttttgaaagggtccttgctagtatttcattcattagcagcaatgcatatttacttagtaattgatttttttttttttgcttttactcagatttttatattggttactgtttgtggtcaacaaaggaAGTTTTGTTTCTCGGTCTGAATgtctgagtcatatgttaattgtcagcacattttcttgttaagTTGCATTTgtttatgaagctgtgtttttttttttttttttcattaatcatttttgtcaaTTCATATTCATGACTTcctgtatataacagaaaaaaaaactgattttgacaggtcacaggtaacacaagagatatctttctatagcattgtaatattggttacaggttttgtaatAGGTTGTTGTACTGTAGTACTTTAATACTTCTATTGGCCACATGATGTTTTgacatattaaatgttttatattcagaCACTTGATTTGGCAGCTCAAGTCCTACTACTATTAAGGAACCTATAACTAATTTCCCATGCTATGCTGTGATTTAAAATCCTTGtaaatgtttaacatatttttcACTAACTGTTCCTGAGATTTTATTAAGAACTTGGCCTCTATGCAAGACAGTGATGCTCAATTTTAATGGAGAGTGAATACTGCTATTCACTCTTCTTGATTCGGTTATGCACCAAGACCCATTCATTTCATTTGGTAACTAGAAAAGCCTCAGAGATTGGAGGAAgactgactttttttgtttttcacagaaTATTTATTTGAGTTCTAGTGCTCTTTCCTGGATTCTGAGTCACAAAGCACAGAAGCTGCAAATTTTATTTCATGGCTTTACGCCATAGGCCCACAGTTCCATTGTGTTCAATTTTTTGTTTGGCAACTGAGGCTTTTGATTAGTTTAAGTAAGTGTTGCACTCCTACACAGATTACAATGAATGAATGCAAAACTCTGTTAAAAGGTTGAATACAGGTGAAATGAACAAAATCTGTCAACATAGGCTATTAAACGTGAATCCGTGGCATCTAAACTTTCAAGGCATCTaaagttgcccccccccccccccccaaaaaaaaaaaatataggcagaaGAAAGGCAAAGAACTAGTCATCAGCACTGCCTGTGATCCCTTGTAGCTGAAGTTTCAGCATTACAGACTTACCATTTCTCGTTTTCATCGTTTTCATGGTCTTTATTAAAAGCATCTTGTTAAAAAGCAGGTTCTTGTAGGCTCATTTAGATGCAATGAAGTGCCCTGCTCCCTTAAAAACCAAGGGTAATCTTATGGAACTTCTAAAACAATTCAAAATTAGAAATGTTCTCTATAATTTAGCAAATGTGTAGACTTGAAAGCGCGCCACGGACCATGCCCACTACGGATTGCAGGCTTAGCTGGTAGGTTTTGGCTCCCATTTGCAGGCTTACATCACGGGGGAGTGGacggtttctggcatcatgatgtcactatggggaagtttcttaccctttcaGTGGCACCTGAttccctgcgcatgtgcagttTGGAGcaagtaaatttagtggttcttGGGTCCGAAAAGGTTTGTGATCACTGGTCTAAACCAAGCTTCTACTCAACTTGACATAGATGTAAAAACCCATAAAACATATCTTCAAAGAGAAACTCATTACTACCCGTATAACAAACCTCCCATGAATCCCGTCTTTGCTTTTTTTGCAGTGTGGTGGATGCTGAAGATTTTACTGTCATAGCAAATTATTGAAGGCTGGATTCAATAAAGATTCTATTGTGATTATTACAGAATAAATCTAGatcaaaatatgtattaaaaactaTTCACCCGGGAGTGGGAGGCCCAGAGCCTCCTGTGTTACCCGTAGGTTTTGGGCTGATTCTGCGCATGCTCGACCTTGAAATTTTTCcctcaatgtaaaaaaagagtcgctcacgcatgcacagtgagatggaCACGTTTTTTTTCGGATATACAAGAGGAACATTACACAATTTAACGCCTGTacaatgtgagatcaggtgacgtatgcAGAAGCCGGTAGGAAAAAAGGAGAAGGCAGCGCCAACTGGTTCCTCTATGACCAAGAAGGAATCCAGGGTGGCGCAGAATTATAGAATGCCAGTTGTGAAAAGGATTtgaggaagtaaaggaaaaattattttattttaatgagagTAAGCTTGGAAAATACAACAGCTTTGTGGGGCACGTTTCCCAAAATGCCTTTACTACTGCTTCCTCTGCCACTAAACAATGATTCTGGTGCCCATCATTGTGATTATACTCAGCATGGCCAGGTAGTATCAGAGTTCAGGCATGATGAGCATTAGAGGATAGGGGTTCCCTTGTAAGTCTTTTAAACTAATTTACTATAaattttacaatacatatatCCTAGTTAAGcttactttttacattacatgaaGAGAAGTGCTTCTATACCGTAAAACACGTTTAAGAAAAAATTGca
This window harbors:
- the PSMA2 gene encoding proteasome subunit alpha type-2, producing MAERGYSFSLTTFSPSGKLVQIEYALAAVAAGAPSVGIKAANGVVLATEKKQKSILYDEQSVHKVEPITKHIGMVYSGMGPDYRVLVRRARKLAQQYYLVYQEPIPTAQLVQRVASVMQEYTQSGGVRPFGVSLLIAGWDEERPYLFQSDPSGAYFAWKATAMGKNYVNGKTFLEKRYNEDLELEDAIHTAILTLKESFEGQMTEDNIEVGICNEAGFKRLTPAEVKDYLAAIA